One stretch of Rosistilla oblonga DNA includes these proteins:
- the aspS gene encoding aspartate--tRNA ligase, translated as MLRSHTCGQLRSQDIDTEVTLCGWVESTRDHGGAVFIDLRDRYGITQVVVGPECGQEAVDAAGRLANESVIKVVGTVAARLEGKHNDKLATGDIELRTKDLELLNSCQQAPFVPSQQDLPGEDLRLKHRYLDLRRTKMLDTMVLRSRIIKLMRDYFADRDFIDVETPILGRSTPEGARDYLVPSRVHPGEFYALPQSPQLYKQILMVAGFDRYVQVAKCFRDEDLRADRQPEFTQLDLEMSFVDMDDVIGMIDGLVGVVAKDVLGIDAPAKLPRMTWDEAMTKYGTDAPDLRFGMEIVDISDIAANVEFRVFRGAVDAGGKVRGMNAKGAASKYSRRQIDELTEYVKQDFGAKGLAWFRVEEDGSLWSPISKNLEAEQLQAIGQRLEAEPGDLLLFLADSWEVTCRGLAGLRKRLGAELKLYDPKAMSFSWVIEFPMFEHDAEEDRWVAMHHPFTAPRTADLPKLKEDPAACRAIAYDLIINGSEAGGGTIRIHDSGIQQQVFDLLGISPELAKERFGFLLDALRLGAPPHGGIALGIDRWVMLFANLDSIRDCIAFPKTQKASDMMTEAPSEVDKKQLEELYLRTTPPASKQQA; from the coding sequence TTGTTACGTTCGCACACATGCGGCCAGCTTCGGTCGCAGGATATTGACACTGAAGTCACACTTTGCGGTTGGGTTGAAAGCACGCGGGACCACGGCGGTGCGGTCTTTATCGATCTCCGCGATCGCTACGGAATCACCCAGGTAGTTGTTGGCCCCGAGTGCGGTCAGGAAGCTGTCGACGCCGCCGGTCGGTTGGCGAATGAGTCGGTGATCAAGGTCGTCGGGACCGTCGCGGCGCGATTGGAAGGGAAGCACAACGATAAGCTGGCGACCGGCGATATCGAGCTGCGGACCAAGGATTTGGAACTGCTGAACAGCTGCCAACAGGCCCCGTTTGTTCCGTCGCAGCAAGATCTGCCGGGCGAAGATCTGCGACTGAAGCATCGTTATTTGGATCTCCGTCGCACCAAGATGCTCGACACGATGGTCCTTCGCAGCCGGATCATCAAGCTGATGCGCGACTATTTCGCCGATCGCGACTTCATCGACGTCGAGACGCCGATCCTGGGCCGCAGCACTCCCGAAGGTGCTCGCGATTACCTGGTTCCCAGCCGCGTTCATCCCGGCGAATTCTATGCGCTGCCGCAATCGCCTCAGCTGTACAAGCAGATCTTGATGGTCGCCGGTTTCGACCGCTACGTGCAGGTCGCCAAATGTTTCCGCGACGAAGATCTTCGCGCCGATCGCCAGCCGGAGTTCACGCAGTTGGACCTCGAGATGTCGTTTGTCGACATGGACGATGTGATCGGGATGATCGATGGTCTGGTCGGCGTGGTCGCCAAGGATGTGTTGGGGATCGACGCACCCGCCAAGTTGCCACGGATGACGTGGGACGAAGCGATGACCAAATACGGAACCGACGCTCCCGACCTGCGGTTTGGGATGGAGATCGTCGACATCAGCGATATCGCAGCGAATGTGGAGTTCCGCGTCTTCCGCGGTGCCGTCGACGCCGGCGGCAAGGTCCGCGGCATGAACGCCAAGGGAGCCGCGTCGAAATATTCGCGGCGTCAGATCGATGAACTGACCGAATACGTCAAGCAGGACTTTGGGGCCAAGGGCTTGGCTTGGTTCCGCGTCGAAGAGGACGGATCGCTCTGGTCGCCGATCAGCAAGAATCTGGAAGCGGAGCAATTGCAGGCGATCGGCCAGCGGTTGGAAGCCGAACCGGGCGACTTGTTGCTGTTCCTTGCCGATTCGTGGGAGGTGACCTGCCGCGGTTTGGCCGGTTTGCGAAAGCGATTGGGTGCGGAACTGAAGCTGTACGATCCCAAGGCGATGAGTTTTTCGTGGGTGATCGAGTTCCCGATGTTCGAACACGATGCCGAAGAGGACCGTTGGGTCGCGATGCATCATCCGTTCACCGCACCGCGGACCGCCGATTTGCCGAAGCTGAAAGAAGATCCGGCCGCTTGCCGAGCGATCGCTTACGATCTGATCATCAACGGCAGCGAAGCTGGCGGCGGCACGATCCGGATCCACGATTCGGGAATCCAACAACAGGTCTTCGATCTGCTGGGGATTTCGCCTGAACTGGCGAAGGAGCGATTTGGGTTCCTGTTGGACGCGCTGCGTCTGGGAGCGCCACCGCACGGCGGGATCGCGTTGGGAATCGATCGCTGGGTGATGTTGTTCGCCAATCTGGACAGCATCCGCGACTGCATCGCGTTCCCGAAAACGCAGAAGGCGTCCGATATGATGACCGAAGCGCCAAGCGAAGTCGACAAGAAGCAGCTGGAAGAGCTGTACTTGCGAACGACTCCGCCAGCCAGCAAGCAGCAAGCTTAA
- a CDS encoding HEAT repeat domain-containing protein, which yields MRRQLPLTCLLIWMLTASICRGYSPEHPEVMQMVDRGVAYLRTASTEHSHHPVGTKLLMAYSIFKVEHDHTDPIVKAGVAEALKYIDAQVNSRTVDHYFTYAGSLAMLLLLDVDHVKHEAAIKRMARRFLAQQKPHGGFGYPNEKEGDNSQNQYAVLGMWSLQKAGFEVPPRVMEGVALYLMQVQDPTGMWGYRGILPSGGGLVKQTRTQMSLTSAASGSLLIAGDFFGFYKDRARRKKKSSDDGLPDAVSIHQPESEKTAAKASRLNAAMINTSVGRAVQLYNKVPFQFSNFPKRPHPYYYYAAYAHERFMSFLENSVGEYENEPVWYNQGVEDLKRLQDSNGGWGGEKTKAAGHQIMLTTHENTAFAVLFLIRSTRRAIGELSSGTMQGGYGLPKSTKGMQTKGGQLIDAPKAGSVGGMLDLLEKGGDDVDDKAIYDSLILSKDPQERADQLKRLKRMVKGGPYKTRRAAARMLGQSSDMDIVPTLIFALTDPDKTVQREARNGLRFVSRRFEGFGLPDDPTPKQVEAAVKAWKEWYLLSNPSYIFLDEG from the coding sequence ATGCGTCGTCAACTGCCCCTGACTTGCCTGCTGATTTGGATGCTAACGGCATCGATTTGCCGGGGATATTCCCCCGAGCACCCCGAGGTCATGCAGATGGTCGATCGCGGCGTTGCCTACTTGCGAACCGCGAGCACCGAGCATTCGCACCATCCGGTAGGGACAAAGCTGTTGATGGCCTACTCGATCTTTAAGGTCGAGCACGATCACACCGATCCGATAGTGAAAGCTGGGGTCGCCGAGGCATTAAAGTATATCGATGCTCAAGTGAATTCGCGCACCGTCGATCATTACTTTACCTACGCCGGCTCGCTCGCGATGCTGCTGCTGCTGGATGTCGACCACGTCAAGCACGAAGCGGCTATCAAACGCATGGCCCGCCGTTTTCTAGCTCAACAGAAACCGCACGGCGGATTTGGGTATCCCAACGAAAAGGAAGGGGATAATTCGCAGAACCAATATGCGGTGCTCGGCATGTGGTCGCTGCAAAAAGCAGGTTTCGAAGTTCCACCGCGCGTCATGGAAGGCGTCGCGTTGTACCTGATGCAAGTCCAGGACCCGACCGGGATGTGGGGCTATCGAGGCATCCTGCCCAGCGGTGGCGGGCTCGTGAAACAAACGCGGACCCAGATGTCGTTAACCTCGGCGGCTTCGGGCAGCTTGTTGATCGCTGGCGACTTTTTTGGCTTCTACAAAGATCGCGCCCGTCGCAAAAAGAAATCGAGCGACGATGGCCTCCCCGATGCAGTCAGCATCCACCAACCCGAATCCGAAAAGACGGCAGCCAAGGCCAGCCGGCTTAATGCGGCGATGATCAACACCTCCGTCGGCCGCGCCGTTCAACTGTACAACAAAGTCCCATTTCAGTTCTCGAACTTTCCCAAGCGGCCGCACCCTTATTACTACTACGCCGCCTACGCTCACGAACGCTTCATGAGCTTTCTCGAAAACTCGGTCGGCGAATACGAAAACGAACCCGTCTGGTACAACCAGGGCGTCGAAGACCTCAAGCGGTTGCAAGACTCCAACGGCGGTTGGGGGGGCGAAAAGACAAAAGCCGCGGGTCACCAAATCATGTTGACCACGCACGAAAACACAGCATTTGCCGTTCTTTTCCTAATCCGCAGCACGCGACGCGCGATCGGTGAATTGAGCAGTGGAACGATGCAGGGCGGGTATGGGCTTCCCAAAAGCACCAAGGGGATGCAGACCAAGGGGGGCCAGTTGATCGACGCTCCCAAGGCCGGCAGCGTTGGCGGAATGCTCGATTTGCTCGAAAAAGGTGGCGACGATGTCGACGACAAAGCGATCTACGATTCGCTGATCCTGTCGAAAGATCCGCAGGAACGAGCCGACCAATTGAAGCGGCTGAAGCGAATGGTCAAAGGCGGCCCCTACAAGACTCGCCGCGCGGCGGCTCGGATGCTGGGGCAGAGCAGCGACATGGACATCGTGCCGACGCTGATCTTCGCTCTGACCGACCCCGACAAAACGGTGCAACGCGAAGCCCGCAACGGCTTGCGTTTTGTCAGCCGCCGTTTCGAAGGCTTTGGCCTGCCCGACGACCCGACGCCCAAACAGGTCGAAGCTGCCGTCAAAGCTTGGAAAGAGTGGTATCTGCTTTCGAATCCGTCTTACATCTTCCTGGATGAGGGCTGA
- a CDS encoding class I SAM-dependent methyltransferase has product MNHESLSIIHTIEVPCPLCGADESRPLHEVEDFTYGIPGRYTVVRCCGCRHLFLNPRPTDASLLDCYPQHYAPYHGGDDAAPESSDGESSAADEPKSPLRRAIGSIPGLKRFLFWLGQENATFLPPSPVPGRSRLLEIGSADGKFLLAAQQAGWVVDGVEPSREAAQRSIGQGLDVQCGMFSEMEVADASRDAVVYWMVLEHVTDPAALLKESLRVLTPGGLLALSVPNAGAIERHVFGRYWLGYDAPRHLQNFTASQLKRLLREFGFEDPKIIHQPNTRYWYGSVSAWGGKYFPSHRWPQRWMDYFTTEPPAWMRWPLLLPGKLIAMLGCSGRITVVARKPK; this is encoded by the coding sequence ATGAACCACGAATCCTTATCCATCATACATACCATCGAAGTCCCCTGCCCATTGTGCGGGGCGGACGAATCTCGCCCGCTGCATGAGGTCGAGGACTTCACGTACGGGATTCCTGGTCGCTATACGGTCGTCCGCTGCTGCGGTTGTCGGCACCTGTTTCTGAACCCTCGCCCCACCGATGCATCGCTGCTGGACTGTTATCCCCAGCACTATGCACCCTACCACGGCGGGGACGATGCGGCCCCGGAATCGTCCGATGGCGAAAGCTCTGCGGCGGACGAGCCCAAGTCGCCGCTGCGGCGAGCGATTGGAAGCATCCCCGGTTTGAAGCGGTTTCTGTTTTGGTTGGGGCAGGAAAACGCAACCTTTCTTCCGCCTTCGCCGGTCCCTGGTAGATCGCGGTTGCTGGAGATCGGCAGTGCCGACGGCAAGTTTCTGCTGGCGGCGCAGCAGGCGGGGTGGGTTGTCGATGGGGTCGAACCGAGTCGCGAGGCGGCGCAGCGATCGATCGGCCAGGGCTTGGATGTGCAGTGCGGGATGTTTTCGGAGATGGAGGTCGCCGACGCCAGTCGCGATGCGGTCGTCTATTGGATGGTTTTGGAACATGTCACCGATCCGGCCGCGCTGCTGAAGGAATCGCTGCGGGTTCTGACTCCTGGCGGGCTGCTAGCACTGAGCGTTCCGAACGCCGGCGCGATCGAGCGTCACGTCTTCGGGCGTTATTGGTTGGGGTACGACGCGCCGCGGCATCTACAAAATTTTACCGCCAGCCAGCTCAAGCGACTGCTGCGAGAGTTCGGTTTCGAGGATCCAAAGATCATCCATCAACCGAACACACGGTATTGGTACGGCAGCGTGTCGGCGTGGGGCGGCAAGTATTTCCCCAGCCATCGCTGGCCGCAGCGTTGGATGGACTACTTCACCACCGAACCGCCAGCGTGGATGCGGTGGCCGCTGCTGTTACCAGGCAAGCTGATCGCGATGCTGGGCTGTTCGGGGCGAATCACCGTCGTGGCGCGCAAGCCGAAATAG
- a CDS encoding glycosyltransferase, with product MRFLFVVSGRDVPSTRFRILPYLPLLESAGHRCDVAYSFPQKYDHFRAIGWRLSQRLKRTVRHWHCLLASRRNYDAIVIEREVFDDDSSDIEAKLRKATQRLVLDLDDGVFLRHEAKFDRVAKMCDVAIAGNRWLADYLASRTPQIEQIPTCVRLADYPLRPATAQRATTPQIGWIGTTHNVPFLQEAAPALRTVARKIPLQLVVVAPSDERLGEVNLAGVDVRFRKWDPRTEVEMIRDMDIGIMPLSSEEPWMKYKCGLKLIQYLAVGIPGIAAPVGVNDEIMAGNAVGRAASNDAQWQAALEELIGDIQLRQQLGTAGRALVEQKYSIEGNWRRLEAILTGAATQ from the coding sequence ATGCGTTTTTTGTTCGTCGTATCGGGACGCGATGTCCCGTCGACGCGTTTCCGAATCTTACCCTATCTGCCATTGTTGGAGTCGGCTGGACATCGCTGCGACGTCGCTTACAGCTTTCCGCAAAAGTACGACCACTTCCGCGCGATCGGTTGGCGGTTGAGCCAAAGGCTGAAACGAACCGTCCGCCACTGGCATTGCCTGCTGGCCAGTCGCCGCAATTACGATGCGATCGTGATCGAACGGGAGGTCTTCGACGACGACTCCTCGGACATCGAAGCCAAACTCCGCAAAGCGACGCAGCGTTTGGTGCTGGATCTCGACGACGGAGTCTTCCTGCGGCACGAAGCGAAGTTCGATCGAGTCGCCAAGATGTGCGACGTCGCGATCGCGGGCAATCGCTGGCTGGCAGACTATCTCGCCTCGCGAACTCCCCAGATCGAACAAATTCCAACTTGCGTTCGGCTTGCCGATTATCCGCTCCGCCCCGCCACAGCCCAACGCGCAACGACGCCTCAGATCGGCTGGATCGGCACGACACATAACGTTCCGTTCTTGCAAGAGGCAGCCCCGGCGCTGCGGACTGTCGCCCGAAAGATCCCGCTGCAATTGGTGGTCGTCGCACCATCGGACGAACGACTCGGGGAAGTCAATCTGGCCGGCGTCGACGTCCGCTTTCGCAAATGGGACCCGCGGACCGAGGTCGAGATGATTCGCGACATGGACATCGGGATCATGCCGCTGTCGTCCGAAGAACCGTGGATGAAATACAAGTGCGGCTTGAAACTGATCCAATATCTCGCCGTTGGGATTCCGGGGATCGCCGCGCCGGTGGGAGTGAACGACGAGATCATGGCGGGAAACGCCGTCGGTCGCGCCGCCAGCAACGACGCCCAGTGGCAAGCCGCTCTCGAAGAATTGATCGGTGACATCCAACTGCGCCAGCAACTGGGAACCGCCGGCCGAGCTCTCGTCGAACAGAAATACAGCATCGAAGGAAACTGGCGTCGCTTGGAAGCAATCCTGACCGGCGCGGCAACTCAGTAG
- a CDS encoding NAD-dependent epimerase/dehydratase family protein, which produces MRAIITGIAGFIGSHVATEMLQLGWDVTGIDDLSGGFAANVPEGARFVQRDCCCDLDDLFGEVKPDVVVHLAAYAAEGLSHHVPNFNYMNNLVGTSNVLSAASRFGARHFVFTSSIAAYGHPATDSPLTEATACHPCDPYGIAKLACEQHIAAFRDYYGGPDFTIFRPHNVFGPQQNISDPYRNVMGIFFRCAKQGLPFPVFGDGSQSRSFSYVDVVAKCIAQSPGNAAAKNQVFNVGGDRAMSINELVDAVAKAAGVTATIDYLPARKEVLHAHADHAKARAAFPDVYRDAIDFEVGLKKMAAFVNQMDVPAPTPCPAPIEIVQQLPPSWKNV; this is translated from the coding sequence ATGCGAGCCATCATCACAGGAATTGCAGGTTTCATCGGCTCTCATGTGGCCACCGAAATGCTCCAGTTGGGCTGGGACGTGACCGGCATCGACGATCTCAGCGGCGGGTTTGCGGCCAACGTCCCCGAGGGTGCACGGTTTGTTCAACGCGATTGTTGCTGCGACCTGGACGATCTGTTTGGCGAGGTGAAACCCGATGTTGTGGTCCATCTGGCTGCTTATGCCGCCGAGGGTTTGAGCCACCATGTGCCGAACTTCAACTACATGAACAATTTGGTCGGGACGTCGAACGTTTTGTCGGCGGCGTCGCGATTTGGGGCTCGCCATTTCGTCTTCACGTCGTCGATCGCTGCGTATGGGCATCCGGCGACCGACAGCCCGCTGACTGAAGCGACTGCCTGTCATCCCTGCGATCCCTACGGCATTGCGAAACTGGCGTGCGAGCAACACATTGCTGCTTTCCGCGACTACTACGGTGGTCCCGACTTCACGATTTTTCGTCCCCACAATGTGTTTGGCCCCCAGCAGAACATCTCGGATCCCTATCGCAACGTGATGGGAATCTTCTTTCGTTGCGCCAAGCAGGGCCTGCCTTTTCCCGTCTTCGGTGACGGTTCTCAATCACGCAGCTTTTCTTACGTCGATGTCGTTGCGAAATGTATCGCCCAGTCGCCGGGCAACGCAGCGGCCAAGAACCAGGTCTTTAACGTCGGCGGTGATCGCGCGATGTCGATCAACGAATTAGTCGATGCGGTGGCCAAAGCCGCGGGCGTGACGGCGACTATCGATTACCTGCCGGCTCGCAAAGAGGTCCTGCACGCGCACGCAGACCATGCCAAAGCGAGAGCCGCGTTTCCGGATGTCTACCGCGATGCGATCGATTTCGAAGTCGGATTGAAGAAGATGGCTGCGTTTGTCAATCAGATGGATGTGCCGGCACCAACGCCCTGCCCTGCTCCGATCGAGATAGTTCAACAGTTGCCACCGTCGTGGAAAAATGTTTAA
- a CDS encoding DUF6513 domain-containing protein → MENASKNDGLGCHYHFITGRLAEHSLRQVVESVAARVGFEYSIGVMPITVAALITPKWLARHLDVPAQATAVILPGYCVRGLAEIDAMLDVPVQCGPKDLSDLPNFFSLSNKKRSLNDFDIEIVAEINHAPSRQIDELLALASGYAACGADIIDLGCNPEQRWDGIKQVVPMLRDLGLRVSIDTLDPIEAADACAAGAELVFSVNRSNREMAVDWGTEVVVIPDTPDAIETMDETAEYLTQRNVPIRLDPILEPIGFGFAASLNRYIETRRRHPDAAMMMGIGNLSELTDVDSAGVNFLLLGICQELGIQSVLTTQVINWARSSVAECDLARRMVYAACKERIPPKNLSDALVMLRDPRLNELPAGHTEQLADRIKDNNFRLFAQADEIRLVSRDLHLVGDDPFEIFEALLATEQGEKVDASHAFYLGFEMCKALTAITLGKRYEQDESLRWGHLTRDEKHHRLSGKRRQKKSAD, encoded by the coding sequence ATGGAAAACGCAAGTAAAAACGATGGTTTGGGCTGCCATTACCACTTCATTACCGGCCGCCTTGCCGAACACTCGTTGAGACAGGTTGTTGAATCTGTTGCGGCTCGCGTTGGATTCGAATATTCGATCGGCGTGATGCCGATCACTGTGGCTGCACTGATTACGCCAAAATGGCTTGCTCGACATTTGGATGTACCGGCGCAAGCGACCGCGGTGATCCTGCCCGGCTATTGCGTGCGTGGGCTGGCGGAGATCGATGCGATGTTGGATGTGCCCGTCCAGTGCGGGCCAAAAGACCTCAGCGATCTGCCAAATTTTTTTTCGCTTTCTAATAAAAAAAGATCGCTAAACGACTTCGATATCGAAATTGTGGCGGAAATTAATCACGCTCCAAGTCGCCAAATCGACGAGCTTTTGGCGCTCGCAAGTGGCTATGCCGCATGCGGCGCCGACATCATCGACTTGGGATGTAATCCCGAACAGCGATGGGATGGAATCAAACAAGTCGTGCCGATGTTGCGCGATCTCGGCTTGCGCGTCTCGATCGATACGCTCGATCCGATCGAAGCGGCCGATGCGTGCGCCGCCGGTGCCGAATTGGTCTTTTCAGTCAATCGCAGTAACCGCGAGATGGCAGTCGATTGGGGAACCGAGGTGGTCGTGATTCCCGACACTCCCGATGCGATCGAAACGATGGACGAAACTGCGGAATATCTGACGCAGCGGAACGTGCCGATCCGGTTGGATCCGATCTTGGAACCGATCGGATTTGGGTTTGCCGCAAGCCTGAATCGCTATATCGAAACACGGCGGCGGCATCCCGACGCGGCGATGATGATGGGGATCGGAAATCTAAGCGAACTGACCGACGTCGACTCCGCCGGCGTTAACTTTCTGCTGCTGGGGATCTGTCAGGAACTGGGCATTCAAAGCGTATTGACAACTCAGGTGATCAATTGGGCTCGCAGCAGCGTTGCCGAATGCGACCTGGCTCGGCGGATGGTCTACGCGGCTTGCAAAGAGCGGATTCCGCCAAAGAACCTTAGCGATGCGTTGGTGATGTTGCGCGATCCGCGTTTAAACGAACTGCCCGCCGGACATACCGAGCAATTGGCCGATCGGATCAAAGACAACAACTTCCGGTTGTTTGCTCAGGCGGACGAGATCAGGCTGGTCTCTCGCGATCTGCACCTGGTCGGCGACGATCCGTTTGAGATCTTTGAAGCTCTGTTGGCAACCGAGCAGGGTGAAAAGGTCGACGCTTCGCATGCCTTCTACCTTGGCTTTGAGATGTGCAAGGCGCTGACGGCGATCACGCTGGGGAAACGCTACGAGCAGGATGAGTCGCTGCGTTGGGGACATCTGACGCGCGACGAAAAGCATCACCGACTCAGTGGCAAGCGTCGTCAAAAAAAGTCAGCTGACTGA